The following proteins are co-located in the Clostridiales bacterium genome:
- a CDS encoding helix-turn-helix transcriptional regulator: MENLKKLRAKVGISQQKLAGELGLTQQSIHSYENGVYEPDIATLKLLAAYFDTSVDYLIGNTDIRRRIEKSDRFELNSEEAELIKKYRALSKKHRKSLQLILDSLL, from the coding sequence ATGGAAAATTTAAAAAAGCTCCGAGCAAAGGTCGGCATTAGCCAGCAAAAGCTAGCGGGTGAACTGGGGCTCACTCAACAGAGTATCCACAGTTACGAGAATGGTGTGTATGAGCCGGATATAGCTACACTCAAACTGCTTGCAGCATATTTTGACACTTCCGTCGACTACCTGATCGGAAACACAGATATCCGGCGCAGAATCGAAAAGTCAGACAGATTTGAATTGAATTCTGAGGAAGCAGAACTTATTAAAAAATACAGAGCTCTGTCAAAAAAACACAGAAAGAGCCTGCAGCTCATCCTTGACAGTCTCCTGTGA
- a CDS encoding GGDEF domain-containing protein, whose product MSESMFFYKLFQNSAIPQVVVNKDMDLILANNQMFQSLHMEIRDVSYRSFGEAFRCRMLEFGRDRCGEKEDCLDCGLRNITRQILHNERVADNVIQYSFIHERECISKRFQLIGSQITWFNEEYAALSFVELTGLHRQVNDLKAKLSLDHATGTMNKATLMAALKELSQAKKNTGGATVCMIDFDHFKLLNDQYGHLMGDKVLEVFSDISRSHIRKDDLLGRFGGEEFVFIFFETDQRQSLQILKRIHYELESFFADVVEIPVTFSAGVIHVEPVGGQLQCTDLLVDVDKMLYRAKKHGRGRAMCSMGEILFRNFDM is encoded by the coding sequence ATGAGTGAGAGTATGTTCTTTTATAAGCTATTTCAAAATTCGGCGATTCCTCAGGTTGTCGTGAATAAGGATATGGATTTGATTCTGGCAAACAATCAGATGTTCCAAAGCCTTCACATGGAAATACGTGATGTGTCATACCGCTCTTTTGGTGAAGCATTTCGCTGTAGAATGCTGGAGTTTGGAAGAGACCGATGCGGCGAGAAAGAAGATTGCCTGGACTGTGGATTAAGAAACATAACAAGACAAATCTTACACAACGAAAGGGTAGCTGATAATGTAATCCAATATTCTTTTATTCATGAAAGGGAATGTATCAGCAAACGGTTTCAGTTAATTGGATCCCAGATAACATGGTTCAATGAAGAATATGCGGCACTTTCCTTCGTTGAACTGACAGGTCTGCATCGGCAGGTCAACGACCTCAAAGCAAAGCTTTCGCTGGATCATGCTACCGGAACTATGAATAAAGCAACATTAATGGCAGCGTTGAAGGAATTATCGCAAGCAAAAAAAAATACTGGTGGTGCAACGGTATGCATGATTGATTTTGATCACTTCAAACTACTCAATGACCAATACGGACATCTTATGGGTGATAAGGTTTTGGAGGTGTTTTCTGACATCTCACGCAGTCACATCCGAAAAGATGATCTGCTCGGCAGATTTGGCGGTGAAGAGTTTGTCTTTATTTTTTTTGAGACGGATCAAAGGCAGTCACTTCAAATTTTAAAGCGCATCCATTATGAACTGGAGTCCTTTTTCGCAGATGTGGTTGAAATACCAGTCACGTTCAGTGCAGGAGTGATCCATGTGGAACCCGTAGGCGGACAGCTTCAATGTACGGACTTGCTTGTTGACGTCGACAAGATGCTTTACAGGGCAAAGAAACATGGGAGAGGAAGAGCAATGTGCAGCATGGGAGAAATTCTTTTTCGAAATTTTGATATGTAA
- a CDS encoding ATP-binding protein, which yields MSKINLDTLILYNNIRSDMLVQAAVKIFNEFDYHEYISYMESEYYQIQRGLLETADDAGIEGTYWQNYICRLIAESENRFSLLSEKGHNDQNIRALALRETDVLKKLYQLEWERVGKIFLDSDTGVCTMKMMGKSRPGTNRNLLKNALELKDPQATVDGLRQYYEKYGCGIFESYQAFVWDEGLVGVRNYDKITFEQLVGYERQKDALIENTEFFIKNYKANNVLLSGDRGTGKSSCVKALLNRFAGDKLKLISLNKNNVDHLYRIIEMAADRGCKFIIFIDDLSFDETELGYKHFKSVIDGGVEAQPSNILIYVTSNRRNIIKETWWDRGDNGEVHGNDGMQERLSLADRFGLVITYTSPDKKEYLEIVKGLALQEGLSISEASLTEEAIRWDARQTGRSGRSARQFVNHIHAKTMNSADQS from the coding sequence ATGAGTAAAATAAATCTGGACACCCTGATTTTATATAATAACATCAGAAGCGATATGCTAGTTCAGGCAGCGGTTAAAATATTTAATGAATTCGATTACCATGAATATATTTCTTACATGGAGTCCGAATACTATCAGATTCAGAGAGGCCTTCTTGAAACTGCAGATGATGCAGGGATAGAAGGCACATACTGGCAAAATTATATTTGCAGATTGATCGCTGAAAGCGAGAACCGCTTTAGCTTATTATCGGAAAAAGGTCACAATGACCAGAATATTCGCGCGTTGGCTCTCCGTGAAACCGATGTGCTAAAGAAACTTTATCAACTTGAATGGGAAAGGGTTGGAAAGATCTTTTTGGACTCGGACACTGGAGTTTGTACCATGAAGATGATGGGAAAGAGCAGACCGGGTACGAACCGTAATCTATTAAAGAACGCGCTGGAACTTAAAGATCCGCAAGCAACTGTTGATGGCCTTCGGCAGTATTATGAAAAGTATGGCTGTGGTATCTTTGAAAGCTATCAGGCATTTGTCTGGGATGAGGGTCTTGTTGGTGTAAGAAATTACGACAAAATTACGTTCGAACAGCTAGTGGGATACGAGAGGCAGAAGGATGCACTCATTGAAAATACGGAGTTCTTTATTAAAAACTACAAAGCAAATAACGTATTGCTGAGCGGTGATCGCGGAACAGGAAAATCCTCTTGCGTAAAAGCACTTCTAAATCGATTTGCCGGTGACAAATTGAAGTTGATTTCACTGAATAAAAACAATGTGGATCATCTTTATCGCATCATTGAAATGGCAGCAGATCGAGGTTGCAAATTTATTATTTTTATCGATGACCTTTCCTTTGATGAAACGGAACTAGGCTATAAGCACTTTAAATCCGTTATTGATGGGGGTGTAGAGGCTCAACCTTCTAATATACTGATTTATGTAACCTCCAACAGGAGAAATATCATTAAAGAGACCTGGTGGGACAGAGGGGACAACGGCGAGGTTCATGGAAACGACGGAATGCAGGAGCGGCTCTCGCTTGCCGACCGATTTGGACTGGTGATCACCTACACATCGCCGGATAAGAAAGAATATCTTGAAATCGTTAAAGGGTTGGCTCTTCAAGAAGGGTTATCTATTAGTGAAGCATCATTAACAGAGGAAGCAATTCGCTGGGATGCTCGGCAGACCGGCAGATCCGGAAGATCGGCAAGGCAATTTGTGAACCATATTCACGCAAAAACGATGAATAGCGCTGATCAATCATAA
- a CDS encoding serine hydroxymethyltransferase: MYFNNMDKVDPEISAVIRREMARQENKIELIASENFTSSAVMEACGSALTNKYAEGYPGKRYYGGCEHVDEAENLAIERAKELFKAEYANVQPHSGSSANIAVYFSLLEPGDTVLGMDLSNGGHLTHGSPVNMSGKYFNFVPYKVDSETERIDFDAVRKLAIENKPKMIVAGASAYPRIIEADKFREIADEVGALLMVDMAHFAGLVAAGFHPNPVQHAHVVTTTTHKTLRGPRGGAILGKEEYGKLIDKAIFPGIQGGPLMHVIAGKAVCFKEASTQEFVAYQKQVLLNAQKMAEELLARDFKLVSGGTDNHLVLLNLSNKNITGKEAEKLLDEAGITTNKNTIPNDPNGPFVTSGVRLGTPAMTTRGFKEQEITKVVEAIGLLLNNPGDAASTEKAKSIVQELCSAYPLYR; this comes from the coding sequence ATGTATTTTAATAATATGGATAAAGTTGATCCTGAAATAAGTGCTGTGATCCGTAGGGAAATGGCCAGGCAGGAGAATAAAATCGAGCTGATTGCATCAGAGAATTTTACTAGCAGCGCAGTTATGGAAGCATGCGGAAGTGCGCTGACAAATAAATATGCGGAAGGCTATCCGGGAAAGAGATATTACGGAGGCTGCGAACACGTCGACGAGGCAGAGAATTTAGCCATTGAACGTGCAAAGGAACTTTTTAAAGCGGAATATGCCAATGTTCAACCCCACTCAGGCTCCAGTGCTAACATTGCGGTATACTTTTCGTTGTTAGAGCCCGGAGATACCGTATTAGGCATGGATCTATCCAATGGAGGACATCTTACTCATGGAAGTCCTGTAAACATGTCTGGAAAATATTTTAATTTTGTTCCATATAAAGTGGATTCTGAAACAGAAAGAATTGATTTTGATGCGGTAAGGAAGCTGGCGATCGAAAATAAACCCAAGATGATCGTAGCAGGTGCCAGCGCCTATCCGAGAATCATAGAAGCCGATAAGTTCAGGGAAATCGCAGATGAAGTGGGCGCATTGCTTATGGTTGATATGGCGCATTTTGCCGGACTGGTTGCAGCAGGCTTCCATCCCAATCCTGTGCAGCATGCCCATGTAGTTACTACAACGACGCACAAAACATTGCGAGGACCAAGAGGCGGAGCGATTCTCGGTAAGGAAGAGTACGGAAAACTCATCGATAAGGCAATCTTCCCAGGGATTCAGGGAGGCCCTTTAATGCATGTTATTGCAGGAAAGGCCGTGTGCTTCAAGGAGGCTTCCACCCAGGAATTTGTTGCTTACCAGAAGCAGGTTCTGCTGAATGCGCAAAAGATGGCGGAAGAACTTCTTGCGAGAGACTTCAAGCTCGTATCCGGAGGAACCGACAATCATCTTGTCCTGCTGAATCTTTCCAATAAAAATATTACTGGAAAAGAGGCGGAAAAATTACTTGATGAAGCCGGAATTACAACAAATAAGAACACGATTCCAAATGATCCCAATGGTCCTTTTGTCACCAGCGGGGTTCGACTGGGAACACCAGCGATGACAACCCGCGGTTTTAAAGAACAGGAAATCACCAAGGTTGTAGAAGCCATTGGTCTGCTTCTCAACAACCCAGGCGACGCTGCTTCAACTGAAAAAGCGAAGAGTATTGTTCAGGAACTGTGCTCCGCATATCCATTGTACCGATAA
- a CDS encoding LysM peptidoglycan-binding domain-containing protein, translated as MVHNNCMSPKFPQAPSLPTEYVCVEVYTVKSGDTLYSISQKYGVSVAMLMEANQILNPYNLRYGQKICIPGRRSDSGYHGQNPEMTSPENMTIPMPEMCLDDMTMPEMTCPSQPPMTMPEMTCPSQPPMTMPEMTCPSQPPMMLPEMEIELEIEIPAPCPACPEPITCPAPAPCPPCPAPPACPTCPAPTPCPPCPAPAPAPAPRPTPAPAPKPTPAPKPTPPPTPKPTPAPKPTPTPAPAPAPRPTPTPAPTPAPAPRPTPAPAPKPTPPPAPTPKPTPKPTPKPTPAPAPMPTPVCDGMVYTIQAGDTFYMLAKRYNILLEDILYANPGVNPYNLQIGQQVCIPTHLALPEQHNGVCNGIIHTVRPGDTLYMLAKQYKLTLDEIMNANPQVDCYMLQVGMKLCIPTARGQSAALPTRNPALPLRNPGLPLRNYAIPTSSMPGAPTMPGTGTPAIPSMPSMPSMPTTPMTPTMPSMPNMPMRPTPFMPNTPTSPAGPNMPGTPTTPMTPTMPNMPNMGPAMPNMPNMPNMGPAMPNMPNMPAAPTTPAMPNMPGMGMPSMPSMPTTPSTPTAPRPTMPTVPTIPTPNMPNQMPMQQPSRVPEAAPACAGTIHTVAAGDTLYMLARTYNVTLDALMKANPTLDPYNLRIGMQLCIPAQEDGTNNNNNNNNMNGTPGNMGYTAGGNRVYATQRGDTLTRILDRYEISFGALQSSNPNVDFSGPLENMTLTIPSEDHYKTCPMAGAYIVKTGDSLDSISKKLLVITDGLLISNPTLTIEDFSIPGTKVCIPS; from the coding sequence ATGGTTCACAATAATTGTATGAGCCCTAAATTCCCACAAGCGCCCAGCCTCCCAACAGAATATGTATGTGTAGAGGTATATACGGTAAAATCCGGTGATACCCTATATTCCATTTCGCAAAAATACGGGGTTTCCGTAGCAATGCTAATGGAGGCGAATCAAATACTTAACCCTTACAATCTGAGATACGGCCAGAAAATCTGCATTCCGGGAAGACGATCTGATAGCGGCTACCATGGCCAGAATCCAGAAATGACATCCCCTGAGAACATGACAATTCCCATGCCGGAAATGTGCCTTGATGACATGACCATGCCGGAGATGACTTGTCCCTCACAGCCACCAATGACCATGCCGGAGATGACTTGTCCCTCACAGCCGCCTATGACCATGCCGGAGATGACTTGTCCCTCACAGCCGCCTATGATGCTTCCGGAAATGGAAATTGAACTGGAAATTGAAATTCCGGCACCTTGCCCTGCTTGTCCGGAACCTATCACGTGTCCTGCACCGGCACCGTGTCCGCCATGCCCCGCTCCGCCAGCTTGCCCAACTTGCCCGGCGCCAACACCTTGTCCGCCTTGTCCGGCACCGGCTCCGGCACCTGCGCCAAGACCAACTCCGGCTCCGGCTCCAAAACCAACACCGGCTCCGAAGCCAACACCACCCCCGACTCCAAAACCGACTCCGGCTCCAAAGCCAACACCGACTCCGGCTCCGGCTCCGGCTCCAAGACCAACACCAACTCCAGCACCGACTCCAGCACCTGCGCCAAGACCAACTCCGGCTCCGGCTCCAAAACCGACCCCACCTCCGGCGCCAACTCCAAAACCGACTCCGAAGCCGACTCCGAAGCCGACACCCGCTCCTGCGCCTATGCCAACACCGGTTTGCGACGGTATGGTATATACGATCCAGGCGGGAGATACTTTTTACATGCTCGCAAAACGATATAACATACTGCTTGAAGATATCCTCTATGCCAATCCGGGAGTCAATCCCTATAACCTGCAAATAGGGCAGCAGGTATGTATCCCGACTCATTTGGCATTACCGGAACAACATAACGGTGTATGCAATGGTATCATTCATACAGTCCGGCCCGGAGATACCCTCTACATGCTGGCGAAGCAATATAAATTAACTCTAGATGAGATCATGAACGCTAACCCCCAGGTTGACTGTTACATGCTGCAAGTAGGCATGAAGCTTTGCATTCCAACAGCGAGAGGCCAAAGTGCCGCTCTTCCGACGCGGAATCCTGCTTTGCCACTACGAAATCCTGGATTACCGCTAAGAAATTACGCTATCCCTACATCATCCATGCCCGGTGCTCCAACAATGCCTGGAACAGGAACTCCTGCCATACCGTCAATGCCATCGATGCCCTCTATGCCGACAACCCCGATGACACCTACGATGCCATCCATGCCGAATATGCCGATGAGGCCGACTCCATTTATGCCGAATACACCGACGTCACCGGCTGGCCCGAATATGCCGGGGACTCCAACCACTCCTATGACTCCAACGATGCCGAATATGCCGAACATGGGACCAGCGATGCCGAATATGCCAAACATGCCGAACATGGGGCCGGCGATGCCGAATATGCCAAACATGCCGGCAGCACCAACGACTCCAGCGATGCCGAATATGCCTGGAATGGGTATGCCTTCCATGCCTTCTATGCCAACCACTCCCAGCACACCGACAGCGCCCAGACCCACAATGCCAACAGTGCCAACAATTCCCACACCAAATATGCCAAATCAAATGCCGATGCAGCAGCCATCCAGAGTGCCGGAAGCAGCTCCTGCATGCGCTGGAACAATCCATACGGTTGCAGCGGGAGATACGCTTTATATGTTAGCACGAACTTACAATGTCACATTGGATGCATTGATGAAGGCGAATCCCACTTTGGATCCCTACAATCTGCGAATTGGAATGCAGCTTTGCATCCCTGCCCAGGAAGACGGGACGAACAACAATAATAATAACAACAATATGAATGGAACCCCTGGCAACATGGGATATACAGCAGGCGGAAACCGTGTATATGCCACACAGCGCGGCGACACGCTTACAAGGATTCTGGATCGGTACGAAATTTCATTCGGCGCCCTTCAAAGCAGCAATCCGAATGTTGATTTTTCCGGACCCCTTGAAAATATGACCCTTACCATCCCTAGCGAGGATCATTACAAAACCTGCCCGATGGCCGGGGCCTATATCGTAAAAACCGGTGATTCCTTAGATTCTATAAGCAAGAAATTGCTCGTTATTACAGACGGCTTGCTGATATCAAATCCAACGTTGACCATTGAGGATTTCAGCATACCAGGAACGAAGGTTTGCATCCCAAGCTGA
- a CDS encoding site-2 protease family protein, producing MRLIRSNPLAVFFLLYMAYQSFMSGQFDNPTSWFMAKLYLLPAILIGLSFHEFAHAAAAYALGDQTPKLQGRVTVNPIAHVDPFGFIALIFIGFGWGRPVQVNPMNFKNMRRDGVIVDLAGVTMNFILAILFAGVFKLMIIWNPAFMGTYMGSVVVELIYNIIMINIVLMLFNLLPVPPLDGFGIITEVFDLRKRSFYYQLYNNGFVILLLLMMFDVTEKVLVPAVGFVLRFVFSIYGLA from the coding sequence TTGAGATTAATACGTAGCAACCCACTAGCGGTGTTTTTTCTTCTCTACATGGCATATCAGTCATTTATGAGTGGACAATTCGATAACCCCACGAGCTGGTTCATGGCGAAACTGTATCTTTTGCCTGCAATTCTGATTGGCCTTTCCTTTCATGAATTCGCCCATGCTGCGGCAGCATATGCCTTAGGAGATCAAACTCCTAAGCTGCAGGGCAGAGTCACCGTCAACCCGATTGCCCACGTAGATCCCTTTGGGTTTATTGCGCTGATTTTTATCGGGTTTGGTTGGGGAAGACCGGTACAGGTAAATCCGATGAACTTTAAAAATATGAGAAGAGATGGTGTTATCGTAGATCTGGCAGGGGTCACAATGAATTTTATACTTGCAATCCTTTTTGCAGGTGTGTTTAAATTGATGATAATATGGAATCCAGCATTTATGGGAACTTATATGGGTAGTGTTGTCGTTGAATTGATCTATAATATTATTATGATCAATATCGTGTTGATGCTGTTCAACTTGCTCCCAGTGCCGCCCCTTGATGGTTTCGGTATCATAACAGAAGTTTTTGATCTCCGAAAAAGATCGTTTTATTATCAGCTTTATAATAATGGGTTTGTAATATTGCTTCTGCTGATGATGTTTGATGTTACAGAAAAGGTCTTGGTTCCTGCAGTAGGTTTTGTTTTAAGGTTCGTATTTAGTATCTATGGATTGGCCTAG
- a CDS encoding NADP-specific glutamate dehydrogenase, giving the protein MSINVQKYLDDVKKRNPGEAEFHQAVEEVLESIAPVLEKNPQYVEAGIVERLLEPERQIMFRVPWVDDNGKVQVNRGFRVQFNSAIGPYKGGLRFHPSVYLGIIKFLGFEQIFKNSLTTLPIGGGKGGSDFDPKGKSDAEVMRFCQSFMTELCKHIGADTDVPAGDIGVGGREIGFMYGQYRRIRNEFTGVLTGKGIGWGGSLARTEATGYGLIYFTREMLKANGKSFEGQRVVISGSGNVAIYACQKAQSYGAKVVVVSDSNGYVVDEDGIDVATVQRLKEVERARISEYVKTRPNAKYVAGGSVWDVKCDIALPCSTQNDINEETAKTLVANGCYAVGEGANMPCTNEAVKYFLSKGVLVGPAKAANAGGVATSALEMSQNSQRLEWTFEEVDARLDRIMTSIFKACDDASKEYGLNNNYVAGANIAGFMKVAKAMLAQGVI; this is encoded by the coding sequence ATGTCAATTAATGTACAAAAGTATTTAGACGACGTTAAGAAGAGAAATCCTGGCGAAGCTGAATTCCATCAGGCAGTTGAAGAAGTTCTTGAGTCTATCGCTCCTGTACTGGAAAAGAATCCTCAATATGTTGAAGCAGGTATCGTAGAAAGACTCCTGGAGCCTGAAAGACAGATCATGTTCAGAGTTCCTTGGGTAGATGACAACGGTAAGGTTCAGGTAAACAGAGGTTTCAGAGTTCAGTTCAACAGTGCCATTGGGCCTTACAAAGGCGGACTTCGTTTCCATCCTTCCGTATACCTTGGCATTATTAAATTCTTGGGCTTCGAGCAGATCTTCAAGAATTCCCTCACAACTCTTCCTATCGGCGGCGGCAAAGGCGGTTCCGATTTTGATCCAAAAGGAAAGTCTGATGCCGAAGTTATGAGATTCTGCCAAAGCTTTATGACTGAGCTTTGCAAGCACATTGGTGCTGATACCGACGTTCCTGCTGGAGACATCGGCGTTGGCGGAAGAGAAATCGGCTTCATGTATGGACAGTACAGAAGAATCAGAAATGAATTCACCGGCGTTCTGACAGGAAAAGGAATCGGCTGGGGCGGATCATTAGCAAGAACAGAAGCAACCGGTTACGGATTGATTTACTTTACTAGAGAAATGCTGAAGGCAAACGGAAAGAGCTTCGAAGGACAGAGAGTTGTTATCTCCGGTTCCGGTAACGTTGCGATCTACGCCTGCCAGAAGGCACAGTCCTATGGCGCTAAGGTAGTTGTTGTTTCCGATTCCAACGGTTATGTCGTTGACGAAGACGGAATCGACGTTGCTACCGTTCAGAGACTGAAGGAAGTTGAAAGAGCAAGAATCAGCGAATATGTTAAGACAAGACCCAATGCAAAATATGTTGCAGGCGGAAGTGTTTGGGATGTTAAGTGCGATATCGCTCTTCCCTGTTCTACTCAGAATGACATCAACGAAGAAACAGCTAAGACATTGGTTGCCAACGGATGCTATGCAGTTGGAGAAGGCGCGAATATGCCTTGCACAAACGAAGCTGTTAAGTACTTCTTATCCAAGGGCGTTCTTGTAGGACCTGCAAAAGCAGCAAACGCTGGCGGAGTTGCTACATCTGCTCTTGAAATGTCTCAGAACAGCCAGAGGCTGGAATGGACATTCGAAGAAGTTGATGCCAGACTCGACCGCATCATGACAAGCATCTTTAAGGCTTGTGACGACGCTTCCAAAGAATACGGCCTGAATAATAACTATGTAGCTGGCGCTAACATCGCTGGTTTTATGAAGGTTGCCAAAGCTATGCTCGCTCAAGGTGTTATCTAA
- the clpB gene encoding ATP-dependent chaperone ClpB, with product MNFERFTQNAQSAVMDCQNIGVQEGHQQLDGEHLHLALMLQQDGLIPKLINLMEANSGEIASELQGELDRLPKVQGGNDNMYSSRRLNQLLLRAEKIASDFKDEYTSVEHLYLALLEEKNTPSSRIFRKYNITKEGFLQALSKVRGNQRVTSQNPEDNYEALNKYGRDLVELAAQGKLDPVIGRDSEIRHTIQILSRRTKNNPVLIGEPGVGKTAVVEGLAQRILNGDVPEGLKDKTIYALDMGALIAGAKFRGEFEERLKSVLNEIEKSEGRIILFIDEIHNIVGAGKAEGSMDAGNLLKPKLARGELHCIGATTLDEYRKNIEKDAALERRFQKILVDQPTVEDTISILRGLKERFEIHHGVRITDNALIACATLSDRYISDRFLPDKAIDLMDEAASKIRTEIDSMPAELDEIARKIMQLEIEKQALGKETDSSSKARLEHIERELSELKEENSAMRAQWENEKKSITDLKGTKQQIEDVKLQIEDAERKYDLEKLAKLKYGTLPELEKRLAEEMELNEGAKEKRLLKEEVTEEEIAEVVSKWTGIPVSKLVEAEKEKLLRLGEVLHQRVIGQEDAVTAVSEAVLRARAGLKDANRPIGSFIFLGPTGVGKTELAKALSEALFDSEKNMIRIDMSEYMEKHSVSRLVGAPPGYVGYDEGGQLTEAVRRRPYSVILFDEIEKAHPDVFNILLQLLDDGRLTDNQGRTVDFKNTIVIMTSNIGSPYLIENISQDGTISEEVKERVENEMKRHFRPEFLNRIDDVVIFSPLTEAEIMKIIDISMVHIQEKLKDREIRVILTDSTKRYIAREAYSPAYGARPVKRYLQKHIETEIASKLIKGEIHTGEDITIDIKNDCLSF from the coding sequence ATGAATTTCGAGAGATTTACACAGAATGCGCAGTCAGCTGTAATGGACTGCCAAAATATAGGGGTACAGGAAGGCCATCAGCAGCTGGACGGTGAACATCTGCATCTGGCGTTGATGCTGCAGCAGGATGGATTAATTCCGAAACTGATCAACTTAATGGAAGCAAACAGCGGAGAAATCGCCTCTGAGCTTCAGGGGGAGTTGGATCGACTGCCAAAGGTTCAGGGTGGAAACGATAATATGTATTCGTCCAGAAGATTAAATCAGCTGCTGCTCCGGGCAGAGAAGATCGCATCTGATTTTAAGGACGAGTATACCAGCGTAGAACATTTGTATCTTGCACTTCTGGAAGAAAAGAATACTCCATCCAGCCGTATCTTCAGAAAGTACAATATTACCAAAGAGGGATTTCTGCAGGCATTGTCCAAAGTTCGAGGAAATCAGAGAGTTACAAGTCAAAACCCGGAGGATAATTACGAGGCTCTGAATAAATACGGAAGAGACTTGGTTGAACTGGCCGCTCAAGGGAAGCTGGATCCTGTCATAGGCAGGGACTCTGAAATCCGTCATACCATACAGATTTTGTCCAGAAGAACCAAAAATAATCCGGTGCTCATCGGCGAGCCTGGTGTGGGTAAAACTGCAGTTGTCGAGGGGCTTGCTCAGAGAATTTTAAACGGAGATGTACCGGAAGGGCTGAAGGATAAGACGATCTATGCGCTTGATATGGGGGCGCTTATTGCAGGGGCCAAATTCAGAGGAGAGTTTGAAGAGCGGTTGAAGTCGGTTCTGAATGAGATTGAGAAATCTGAAGGAAGAATTATCCTGTTTATCGATGAGATACACAATATCGTAGGTGCAGGCAAAGCGGAAGGCTCCATGGATGCAGGAAATCTGCTAAAGCCCAAATTGGCCAGGGGAGAGCTTCATTGTATTGGGGCTACAACCTTGGATGAATATCGGAAGAATATAGAAAAAGATGCAGCGTTGGAACGCAGATTTCAAAAGATTCTGGTGGATCAGCCTACGGTGGAAGATACCATATCGATTTTGCGTGGGCTAAAGGAGCGCTTTGAAATCCATCATGGTGTCAGAATAACGGACAATGCACTCATTGCTTGCGCCACGCTTTCAGATCGATATATCAGTGATCGTTTCCTGCCGGATAAGGCAATTGATCTTATGGATGAGGCGGCTTCGAAAATCCGCACAGAAATTGACAGTATGCCTGCAGAGTTGGATGAGATTGCGCGAAAGATTATGCAGCTGGAAATTGAAAAACAGGCCCTTGGTAAGGAGACAGACAGTAGCTCAAAAGCCAGATTGGAGCATATTGAGAGAGAACTTTCAGAGCTGAAGGAAGAAAACTCAGCCATGAGGGCACAGTGGGAAAATGAAAAGAAGTCGATCACGGATTTGAAGGGTACCAAGCAGCAGATTGAGGATGTGAAGCTTCAAATTGAAGATGCGGAACGGAAATATGATCTGGAAAAGCTTGCAAAGCTGAAATACGGAACCCTTCCGGAACTTGAAAAACGGTTGGCAGAGGAAATGGAGCTTAACGAAGGAGCGAAGGAGAAACGGCTGCTGAAAGAAGAGGTCACGGAAGAGGAGATCGCTGAGGTTGTCTCCAAGTGGACTGGGATTCCTGTCAGCAAGCTGGTTGAAGCAGAAAAGGAAAAACTTCTCCGCTTGGGAGAAGTGCTGCATCAAAGGGTAATCGGGCAGGAGGATGCAGTTACCGCTGTCTCTGAGGCAGTTCTGCGGGCGAGAGCTGGCTTGAAAGATGCCAACAGACCAATCGGTTCCTTTATTTTCCTGGGCCCCACTGGAGTAGGGAAAACGGAGCTTGCAAAGGCACTGTCGGAGGCGCTTTTTGACTCGGAGAAAAACATGATTCGGATCGATATGTCTGAATATATGGAGAAACACTCTGTTTCGCGTCTTGTAGGAGCGCCTCCCGGTTATGTGGGTTACGATGAGGGCGGTCAGCTTACGGAGGCAGTTAGGCGAAGGCCGTACAGCGTCATTCTTTTTGATGAAATAGAAAAGGCTCATCCAGATGTGTTCAATATCCTGCTTCAGCTTCTTGATGACGGCAGGCTGACGGATAATCAGGGAAGAACTGTAGATTTTAAAAACACCATCGTGATCATGACCTCAAACATTGGCAGCCCGTACCTCATTGAGAATATTTCACAGGACGGCACAATCTCCGAAGAGGTCAAAGAACGTGTTGAAAATGAAATGAAACGACACTTCAGACCGGAATTTCTGAATCGTATTGACGATGTTGTGATTTTCTCTCCGCTGACGGAAGCAGAGATTATGAAGATTATTGACATCTCCATGGTTCATATTCAAGAGAAGCTGAAGGACAGAGAAATCAGAGTTATTCTAACAGATTCCACCAAACGGTATATTGCAAGAGAAGCGTATTCTCCTGCCTATGGTGCTCGGCCGGTGAAGAGATATTTGCAAAAGCATATTGAGACAGAAATTGCTTCCAAACTAATCAAGGGAGAGATTCATACAGGAGAGGACATTACCATCGATATCAAGAATGATTGTCTAAGCTTCTAA